One genomic window of Gossypium hirsutum isolate 1008001.06 chromosome D11, Gossypium_hirsutum_v2.1, whole genome shotgun sequence includes the following:
- the LOC107911238 gene encoding uncharacterized protein translates to MADDDMKLQQPVDENNVPDTPEPETEGIPEDSSSKARDPIPTPPVSPACRDIWREQRWKDILSKEERTQRCSRCQEIGHAHIHCPYPFYPVKFLTEAFPVPMVWRPPKGKYRCSRCGRRGHNRRTCHGPVFY, encoded by the exons ATGGCTGATGATGATATGAAGCTTCAACAACCAGTGGATGAAAACAATGTTCCTGACACCCCAGAACCTGAAACTGAG GGAATTCCTGAAGACTCTTCTTCCAAAGCTAGG GACCCCATTCCAACTCCTCCAGTGAGTCCTGCATGTCGTGATATCTGGAGAGAGCAACGGTGGAAGGATATTTTAAGCAAAGAGGAGCGGACACAGCGCTGTTCACGCTGCCAGGAGATAGGGCATGCTCATATTCATTGTCCTTATCCGTTCTATCCTGTGAAG TTTTTAACAGAAGCATTTCCCGTGCCAATGGTCTGGAGACCTCCAAAAGGGAAATACCGATGCAGTCGCTGTGGTCGACGCGGACACAACCGCCGCACTTGTCATGGACCTGTTTTCTATTAA
- the LOC107911961 gene encoding digalactosyldiacylglycerol synthase 2, chloroplastic, whose product MDRKQHIAIFTTASLPWMTGTAVNPLFRAAYLAKDGERKVTLVIPWLSLKDQKLVYPNNTAFGSPSEQESFIRQWLEERTAFISGFAIRFYPGKFAVDKRSILPVGDISEIIPDEEADIAVLEEPEHLTWFHHGKRWKTKFRLVIGIIHTNYLEYVKREKNGQFQAFLLKYVNSWVVSIYCHKVIRLSAATQYYPRSIICNVHGVNPKFLEIGKERFEQQHSSNHQAFTKGAYYIGKMIWNKGYGELLQLLNNHQKELAGLEIDLYGNGEDSDQVKEAANKLKLTVRVHPGRDHADPLFHDYKVFLNPSTTDVVCTTTAEALAMGKIVVCANHRSNDFFKQFPNCRIYDDDNGFVEATCKALSEEPVPLTDAQRYELSWEAATERFLKVSELNQVFATERGKNSSKEFASVSLNLWKSMEDTSAYFHYLALGFETTRRAFGAIPGSLQPDEEQRKELGLATSSKHSL is encoded by the exons ATGGATAGAAAACAGCATATAGCAATTTTTACCACAGCAAGTCTGCCATGGATGACCGGAACTGCAGTTAACCCTTTGTTTCGCGCTGCTTATCTTGCCAAAGATGGAGAGAGAAAGGTCACATTGGTGATCCCTTGGTTATCCTTAAAAGATCAAAAACTAGTATACCCAAACAACACCGCCTTTGGTTCACCCTCAGAGCAAGAATCGTTTATTCGTCAATGGCTAGAGGAGAGGACTGCTTTTATATCTGGTTTCGCTATACGGTTTTATCCTGGAAAG TTTGCTGTAGATAAAAGAAGCATTCTTCCTGTAGGGGACATCTCAGAAATTATCCCTGATGAAGAGGCAGATATTGCTGTCCTTGAGGAACCTGAGCACCTTACATGGTTTCATCATGGGAAGAGATGGAAAACTAAATTCCGCCTTGTCATAGGAATAATACATACCAATTATTTGGAGTATgtgaagagagaaaaaaatggaCAATTCCAAGCATTTCTTCTGAAATATGTAAATAGTTGGGTTGTAAGCATCTATTGCCATAAG GTAATTAGGTTGTCCGCTGCCACCCAGTATTACCCCAGATCCATCATCTGCAATGTTCATGGAGTTAATCCCAAGTTCCTTGAGATAGGCAAGGAAAGGTTTGAGCAACAACATAGCAGTAACCACCAGGCCTTCACCAAAGGTGCTTACTACATTGGGAAGATGATTTGGAACAAAGGCTATGGGGAGCTACTTCAACTACTTAATAATCACCAAAAGGAGCTCGCTGGTCTTGAGATTGATCTATACGGAAATGGAGAGGACTCCGACCAGGTTAAAGAAGCTGCTAACAAGCTGAAACTGACAGTTAGAGTTCATCCGGGTCGTGATCATGCTGATCCTTTATTCCATGA TTATAAAGTGTTCTTGAATCCTAGCACCACAGATGTTGTTTGCACAACCACAGCCGAAGCATTGGCTATGGGAAAGATTGTTGTTTGTGCCAATCACCGCTCTAACGACTTCTTCAAGCAGTTTCCCAACTGTCGAATATATGACGATGACAATGGTTTTGTTGAAGCGACATGCAAGGCACTCAGTGAGGAGCCTGTACCATTAACTGATGCACAGAGATATGAGCTGTCTTGGGAGGCGGCCACGGAGCGGTTTTTAAAGGTTTCTGAGCTGAACCAGGTCTTTGCAACAGAAAGGGGGAAAAATTCGTCAAAGGAATTTGCATCAGTCTCCTTGAACTTGTGGAAAAGCATGGAGGACACTTCAGCATATTTTCACTATCTGGCATTAGGATTTGAAACAACTAGAAGAGCATTTGGTGCGATTCCAGGAAGCTTGCAGCCGGATGAAGAGCAACGTAAAGAGCTTGGTTTGGCAACCTCATCCAAACATTCTTTGTAA
- the LOC107911962 gene encoding uncharacterized protein, translating into MLFGHADGLSEHRSPRDQLLAGPESLEDDFKLDSSETILYAASFEELARDNLQYDTIIWVSISLLLVLAWGVGIIMLLYLPFRRYVLQKDISSRKLYVTPSEIVYEVSRPSFIPFWGTITIEKHVPLSKVIDIIIEQGWLQSVYGIHTFRVESIAHGKAAPVDELQVQGVANPALLRRVIVREAAKAIQEVGRGWKLSTVTGEVETASRMTSSFTEGQPILRSPAKSWKMTASPRYSSVERRAMVPGELFMQKLEEVNKSVKKIEFLIEKSQASSEPEGS; encoded by the exons ATGTTGTTCGGTCATGCTGATGGTCTATCTGAACATCGGTCACCAAGGGACCAGCTGCTTGCTGGTCCTGAATCGCTGGAAGATGATTTCAAATTAGACAGTTCTGAAACGATATTGTACGCTGCTTCTTTTGAAGAACTCGCCAGAGATAATCTTCAGTATGACACCATCATATGGGTTTCTATATCGTTATTGCTGGTTTTGGCTTGGGGTGTTGGCATCATCATGTTGCTTTACCTGCCCTTTAGAAGATATGTGCTTCAGAAGGACATTTCATCACGCAAGCTTTATGTCACACCTAGTGAAATAGTTTACGAG GTTTCGAGACCCTCTTTCATACCCTTTTGGGGCACAATAACAATTGAGAAGCATGTACCTCTTTCCAAGGTGATTGATATTATAATTGAACAAG GGTGGTTGCAATCAGTGTACGGTATCCATACCTTTAGAGTTGAAAGCATAGCCCATGGAAAAGCTGCACCTGTTGACGAACTACAGGTTCAAGGGGTTGCAAACCCTGCACTTCTGAGAAGG GTCATTGTAAGAGAAGCTGCAAAGGCTATACAGGAAGTTGGTAGAGGTTGGAAACTTTCTACTGTGACTGGTGAAGTGGAAACTGCATCTCGAATGACATCATCATTCACAGAAGGACAACCAATCCTAAGATCACCAGCCAAAAGTTGGAAG ATGACAGCTTCACCACGTTATTCTTCCGTGGAGCGCAGAGCAATGGTGCCTGGAGAGTTGTTTATGCAAAAACTTGAAGAAGTCAATAAATCAGTAAAG AAAATTGAGTTTCTCATCGAGAAGTCCCAAGCTTCCTCAGAGCCAGAGGGTAGCTGA
- the LOC107911414 gene encoding uncharacterized protein: MPRARLQKRSRVRGVTSCSCRNWDLTSIPCMHALVFIHLKMSSQRPMYKPGTPSKPNFKFTPTLSVRGPKQWVSLSNMLSILPPTLRKPHDRPTKVRRKEPDEPQTTERLSKRGVDMRCSKCKRIGHNKRSCKWEVGQNIPVKRHKVGVHNQVVAPTQRQATPNRQ; this comes from the exons atgcctcgtgctcgactccagaaacggtctcgggtaaggggtgttacatcctgcTCTTGCAGGAATTGGGATCTCACTAGCATCCCTTGCATGCATGCATTGGTTTTCATTCATCTAAAGATGAGTTCCCAAAGACCTATGTACAAACCTGGTACACCAAGCAAACCCAACTTCAAATTTACTCCAACTTTATCAGTAAGGGGTCCTAAGCAATGGGTCTCTTTGTCAAACATGCTGTCAATACTTCCTCCTACATTAAGAAAGCCACATGACAGACCTACTAAGGTGAGAAGGAAAGAACCTGATGAACCACAAACAACAGAAAGGTTAAGCAAGAGAGGGGTGGACATGAGGTGCAGTAAATGCAAAAGAATAGGCCACAATAAGAGGAGTTGCAAATGGGAAGTTGGCCAAAATATTCCA GTCAAAAGGCATAAAGTTGGTGTTCACAACCAAGTGGTTGCCCCAACTCAGCGACAGGCTACCCCAAATCGGCAATAG
- the LOC107911963 gene encoding methionine adenosyltransferase 2 subunit beta, producing the protein MSAKKVLVVGGTGYLGQHLLQGFSEIQATTPFALAFTYNSFPPQPLLLAFPTSFAFHVDLKTGLGFDSISQQFGQPDVVVNCAALSVPRACENDPDAAISINVPSSLVNWLSSFAQSDNTLVIHISTDQVYKGVKSFYKEEDEALPVNVYGKSKVAAEQFISEKWSNFAILRSSIIFGPQTVSPVPKSLPIQWIDGVLSKGDKVEFFYDEYRCPVYVKDVVAIIRTLIDKWLSEGKKMQLLLNVGGPDRVSRVQMAEAVAQIRGYDSSLIKPVSASSVDRGVKSPADISMDITKLVQKLNICPTPFKDGVKLTLAAEASM; encoded by the exons ATGAGCGCTAAGAAAGTGTTAGTAGTCGGCGGCACCGGCTATTTGGGGCAACATCTCTTGCAAGGCTTTTCAGAGATCCAAGCAACTACCCCGTTTGCGTTGGCATTCACCTACAACTCCTTTCCTCCTCAGCCTCTGCTCCTTGCCTTTCCCACCTCTTTCGCTTTCCACGTTGATTTGAAAACTGGACTGGGTTTCGATTCCATTTCTCAACAATTTGGCCAG CCTGATGTGGTTGTTAACTGCGCTGCCCTGTCGGTGCCTCGTGCTTGCGAGAATGACCCTGATGCCGCTATATCTATCAATGTGCCTAGTTCTCTTGTAAATTGGTTGTCAAGCTTTGCCCAAAGTGACAATACTCTTGTTATTCATATCTCGACAGATCAAG TGTACAAAGGAGTGAAATCTTTTTACAAGGAGGAAGATGAAGCTCTTCCCGTTAATGTTTATGGAAAATCGAAAGTAGCAGCTGAGCAGTTCATCTCTGAGAAATGGTCAAATTTTGCTATTCTAAGAAGTAGTATTATATTTGGGCCTCAAACTGTCTCACCTGTTCCTAAATCTCTTCCTATTCAG TGGATTGATGGTGTCCTTTCTAAAGGAGATAAAGTGGAGTTCTTTTATGATGAGTACCGTTGTCCAGTATATGTCAAGGATGTCGTGGCTATCATACGGACTTTGATTGACAAATGGCTATCAG AGGGTAAGAAAATGCAGTTGCTACTGAATGTTGGTGGACCAGACAGGGTTTCCCGTGTTCAAATGGCTGAAGCTGTGGCACAAATTAGAGGATATGACTCCTCATTAATTAAACCAGTGTCTGCATCATCT GTTGACCGTGGTGTTAAGTCCCCAGCTGATATATCTATGGATATCACCAAGCTGGTTCAGAAGCTAAATATTTGTCCTACTCCATTTAAAGATGGTGTTAAACTGACACTTGCAGCTGAAGCAAGTATGTGA
- the LOC107911964 gene encoding NAD-dependent malic enzyme 59 kDa isoform, mitochondrial has protein sequence MWNLTKFVASRLSRSRRFFSSVIPRPCIIQKRGADILHDPWINKETGFPLTERNRLGLRGLLPPRVISFEQQYARFMESYRSLEKNTVSESDTSHVALAKWRILNRLHDRNETLYFRVLIDNIKDFAPIIYTPTVGLVCQNYSGLFRRPRGMYFSAKDKGEMMSMIYNWPAQKVDMIVLTDGSRILGLGDLGVHGIGIPIGKLDMYVAAAGLNPQRILPVMLDVGTNNLKLIEDPLYLGLRQPRLEGEEYLSIIDEFIEAVLTRWPKAIVQFEDFQMKWAFETLKRYRERFCMFNDDVQGTAGVALAGLLGTVRAQGRSLDDFPNQKIVVVGAGSAGLGVLSMAVQAVVRMTGNAETAAQNFFLLDKDGLLTKERKNLDPAAVAFAKDPGLIAGLRDGDSLLEVVKKVKPDVLLGLSGVGGVFNEEVLKALRESGSNRPAIFAMSNPTMNAECTAVEAFKHAGENIVFASGSPFENVQLGNGKVGYVNQANNMYLFPGIGLGALLSGARIITNDMLQAAAECLASYMTDQDIEKGILYPSINSIRDITAEVGASVVRAAVAEEVAEGYGKVDPEELAYMSKEETVEYVRRNMWYPNYSPLVQQK, from the exons ATGTGGAATCTGACAAAGTTTGTGGCGTCGAGACTGAGCCGATCGAGGCGTTTCTTCTCGTCGGTGATTCCTCGTCCTTGTATTATTCAAAAGCGTGGAGCTGATATTCTTCATGATCCTTGGATCAATAAG GAAACTGGCTTTCCTTTGACGGAAAGGAACCGACTTGGGCTTCGTGGTCTCCTTCCGCCACGTGTGATATCATTTGAACAGCAATATGCTCGTTTCA TGGAATCATACCGCTCCTTAGAGAAAAATACTGTGAGTGAATCAGATACTAGCCATGTTGCATTAGCAAAATGGAGGATCTTAAACAGATTGCATGACAGGAATGAAACACTGTATTTCAGA GTCCTTATTGACAACATCAAAGATTTTGCTCCAATAATTTACACCCCAACTGTTGGACTGGTATGCCAAAATTATTCTGGATTATTTAGACGCCCACGTGGAATGTATTTCAGCGCAAAGGATAAAGGAGAGATGATGTCTATGATATATAATTGGCCTGCTCAAAAG GTTGATATGATAGTCTTGACAGATGGCAGTCGAATTCTTGGCCTTGGTGACCTTGGAGTTCACGGGATCGGAATACCAATAGGAAAACTTGATATGTATGTTGCGGCTGCTGGTCTCAACCCACAAAGA ATACTCCCAGTTATGCTAGATGTTGGTACTAACAATCTAAAGCTAATTGAAGACCCACTTT ATTTAGGACTAAGACAACCTAGGTTAGAAGGGGAAGAATATTTATCAATTATTGATGAGTTCATCGAAGCGGTTTTAACACGTTGGCCTAAGGCTATTGTACAG TTTGAGGATTTTCAAATGAAGTGGGCCTTTGAAACTCTGAAACGCTATCGGGAAAGGTTTTGCATGTTTAATGATGACGTACAG GGAACTGCTGGAGTTGCACTTGCTGGATTGTTAGGAACTGTAAGAGCACAAGGTCGATCTTTGGATGATTTTCCAAACCAAAAGATTGTTGTGGTGGGAGCTGGAAG TGCAGGGCTTGGTGTTCTTAGCATGGCTGTTCAAGCTGTTGTAAGGATGACAGGAAATGCAGAAACAGCTGCACAGAACTTCTTCCTACTTGATAAAGAT GGTCTCCTcactaaagaaaggaaaaacctTGATCCAGCAGCAGTAGCATTTGCAAAAGATCCTGGACTGATAGCGGGACTTAGAGATGGGGATTCTCTACTTGAAGTG GTTAAAAAGGTCAAACCTGATGTGCTTCTTGGTTTGTCTGGAGTTGGTGGTGTGTTCAATGAAGAG GTGCTTAAGGCTTTGCGTGAATCTGGTTCAAATAGACCTGCTATATTTGCTATGTCAAATCCCACAATGAACG CTGAATGCACTGCTGTTGAAGCTTTTAAGCATGCTGGAGAAAACATAGTCTTTGCCAGTGGAAGCCCTTTTGAAAATGTCCAGCTTG GTAATGGCAAAGTGGGTTATGTAAATCAAGCAAATAACATGTACTTGTTCCCAGG GATCGGTTTGGGAGCTTTGCTCTCAGGTGCTCGTATTATAACCAATGATATGTTGCAAGCGGCTGCTGAATG CCTTGCATCTTATATGACCGACCAAGACATCGAAAAGGGCATCTTGTATCCATCTATCAATAG TATTCGAGATATCACAGCTGAGGTTGGGGCATCAGTTGTGCGAGCTGCTGTTGCAGAGGAAGTGGCGGAAGGATATGGAAAGGTTGATCCTGAGGAACTGGCCTACATGTCAAAA GAGGAGACGGTGGAATACGTACGTCGAAACATGTGGTACCCTAATTATAGCCCACTCGTTCAACAGAAGTAG
- the LOC107911966 gene encoding (+)-neomenthol dehydrogenase isoform X2: protein MAEASTFLAAKRNLPLRVAVVTGANKGIGFELCRNLASKGIMVVLTSRDEKRGLEAFAKLKDSGLSHHLVFHQLDVTVPSSIASLVDYVKSKFGKLDVLVNNAGIFGAILHQQAFVKATELAGYFPSEEQASEYEIATQTFELAEECLETNYYGAKRMVEAFVPLLHLSDSPRIVNVSSIMGLLKNIPSQWAKEVLSDAESVTEEQVDEVLKQFLKDFKEGSLKDQGWPIYFSAYTLSKAAMNAYTRIVANKYPSFLVNSIGPGFVKTDITCNTGALTAAEGAENVARLALLPNDGPSGHFFLRKEVSSF, encoded by the exons ATGGCAGAAGCCTCAACCTTTCTCGCTGCCAAAAG AAATCTACCTCTTAGGGTAGCAGTTGTAACAGGAGCAAACAAGGGAATCGGTTTTGAACTATGCAGGAACCTGGCTTCAAAAGGGATCATGGTTGTTTTGACTTCTAGAGATGAGAAAAGGGGACTTGAAGCTTTTGCAAAATTGAAAGATTCTGGTTTGTCTCATCATTTAGTTTTCCATCAACTTGATGTGACAGTCCCTTCTAGCATTGCTTCCCTTGTTGATTATGTCAAATCTAAATTTGGAAAACTTGATGTCTTG GTTAATAATGCTGGAATTTTTGGAGCTATTCTACATCAACAAGCTTTTGTCAAAGCTACTGAACTTGCTGGATACTTT CCAAGTGAAGAGCAAGCCAGTGAGTATGAGATTGCAACTCAAACTTTTGAGTTGGCGGAAGAATGCTTAGAAACCAACTACTATGGTGCAAAAAGAATGGTCGAAGCATTTGTTCCCCTGCTTCACTTATCTGATTCCCCCAGGATTGTCAATGTTTCCTCCATTATGGGGTTATTGAAG AATATACCCAGTCAATGGGCCAAGGAAGTGTTGAGTGATGCTGAAAGTGTTACAGAAGAGCAAGTGGATGAAGTCCTAAAACAGTTTCTTAAAGATTTTAAAGAGGGGTCACTAAAAGATCAAGGTTGGCCCATTTATTTCTCAGCATATACACTCTCTAAAGCAGCAATGAATGCCTACACAAGGATTGTAGCTAACAAGTACCCAAGTTTCCTTGTCAATTCCATTGGTCCTGGCTTTGTGAAAACTGATATAACTTGCAACACTGGGGCGTTAACTGCCGCTGAAGGTGCTGAAAATGTTGCAAGGCTAGCACTGCTGCCAAATGATGGCCCTTCAGGTCATTTTTTCCTTAGGAAGGAAGTCTCATCTTTTTGA
- the LOC107911966 gene encoding (+)-neomenthol dehydrogenase isoform X3, whose product MAEASTFLAAKRVAVVTGANKGIGFELCRNLASKGIMVVLTSRDEKRGLEAFAKLKDSGLSHHLVFHQLDVTVPSSIASLVDYVKSKFGKLDVLVNNAGIFGAILHQQAFVKATELAGYFPSEEQASEYEIATQTFELAEECLETNYYGAKRMVEAFVPLLHLSDSPRIVNVSSIMGLLKNIPSQWAKEVLSDAESVTEEQVDEVLKQFLKDFKEGSLKDQGWPIYFSAYTLSKAAMNAYTRIVANKYPSFLVNSIGPGFVKTDITCNTGALTAAEGAENVARLALLPNDGPSGHFFLRKEVSSF is encoded by the exons ATGGCAGAAGCCTCAACCTTTCTCGCTGCCAAAAG GGTAGCAGTTGTAACAGGAGCAAACAAGGGAATCGGTTTTGAACTATGCAGGAACCTGGCTTCAAAAGGGATCATGGTTGTTTTGACTTCTAGAGATGAGAAAAGGGGACTTGAAGCTTTTGCAAAATTGAAAGATTCTGGTTTGTCTCATCATTTAGTTTTCCATCAACTTGATGTGACAGTCCCTTCTAGCATTGCTTCCCTTGTTGATTATGTCAAATCTAAATTTGGAAAACTTGATGTCTTG GTTAATAATGCTGGAATTTTTGGAGCTATTCTACATCAACAAGCTTTTGTCAAAGCTACTGAACTTGCTGGATACTTT CCAAGTGAAGAGCAAGCCAGTGAGTATGAGATTGCAACTCAAACTTTTGAGTTGGCGGAAGAATGCTTAGAAACCAACTACTATGGTGCAAAAAGAATGGTCGAAGCATTTGTTCCCCTGCTTCACTTATCTGATTCCCCCAGGATTGTCAATGTTTCCTCCATTATGGGGTTATTGAAG AATATACCCAGTCAATGGGCCAAGGAAGTGTTGAGTGATGCTGAAAGTGTTACAGAAGAGCAAGTGGATGAAGTCCTAAAACAGTTTCTTAAAGATTTTAAAGAGGGGTCACTAAAAGATCAAGGTTGGCCCATTTATTTCTCAGCATATACACTCTCTAAAGCAGCAATGAATGCCTACACAAGGATTGTAGCTAACAAGTACCCAAGTTTCCTTGTCAATTCCATTGGTCCTGGCTTTGTGAAAACTGATATAACTTGCAACACTGGGGCGTTAACTGCCGCTGAAGGTGCTGAAAATGTTGCAAGGCTAGCACTGCTGCCAAATGATGGCCCTTCAGGTCATTTTTTCCTTAGGAAGGAAGTCTCATCTTTTTGA
- the LOC107911966 gene encoding (+)-neomenthol dehydrogenase isoform X1, with protein MVFYLSICIICPINLLPPSKRNLPLRVAVVTGANKGIGFELCRNLASKGIMVVLTSRDEKRGLEAFAKLKDSGLSHHLVFHQLDVTVPSSIASLVDYVKSKFGKLDVLVNNAGIFGAILHQQAFVKATELAGYFPSEEQASEYEIATQTFELAEECLETNYYGAKRMVEAFVPLLHLSDSPRIVNVSSIMGLLKNIPSQWAKEVLSDAESVTEEQVDEVLKQFLKDFKEGSLKDQGWPIYFSAYTLSKAAMNAYTRIVANKYPSFLVNSIGPGFVKTDITCNTGALTAAEGAENVARLALLPNDGPSGHFFLRKEVSSF; from the exons ATGgttttttatttatctatatgTATTATTTGTCCTATTAATCTTTTACCTCCATCAAAAAGAAATCTACCTCTTAGGGTAGCAGTTGTAACAGGAGCAAACAAGGGAATCGGTTTTGAACTATGCAGGAACCTGGCTTCAAAAGGGATCATGGTTGTTTTGACTTCTAGAGATGAGAAAAGGGGACTTGAAGCTTTTGCAAAATTGAAAGATTCTGGTTTGTCTCATCATTTAGTTTTCCATCAACTTGATGTGACAGTCCCTTCTAGCATTGCTTCCCTTGTTGATTATGTCAAATCTAAATTTGGAAAACTTGATGTCTTG GTTAATAATGCTGGAATTTTTGGAGCTATTCTACATCAACAAGCTTTTGTCAAAGCTACTGAACTTGCTGGATACTTT CCAAGTGAAGAGCAAGCCAGTGAGTATGAGATTGCAACTCAAACTTTTGAGTTGGCGGAAGAATGCTTAGAAACCAACTACTATGGTGCAAAAAGAATGGTCGAAGCATTTGTTCCCCTGCTTCACTTATCTGATTCCCCCAGGATTGTCAATGTTTCCTCCATTATGGGGTTATTGAAG AATATACCCAGTCAATGGGCCAAGGAAGTGTTGAGTGATGCTGAAAGTGTTACAGAAGAGCAAGTGGATGAAGTCCTAAAACAGTTTCTTAAAGATTTTAAAGAGGGGTCACTAAAAGATCAAGGTTGGCCCATTTATTTCTCAGCATATACACTCTCTAAAGCAGCAATGAATGCCTACACAAGGATTGTAGCTAACAAGTACCCAAGTTTCCTTGTCAATTCCATTGGTCCTGGCTTTGTGAAAACTGATATAACTTGCAACACTGGGGCGTTAACTGCCGCTGAAGGTGCTGAAAATGTTGCAAGGCTAGCACTGCTGCCAAATGATGGCCCTTCAGGTCATTTTTTCCTTAGGAAGGAAGTCTCATCTTTTTGA